The proteins below come from a single Papaver somniferum cultivar HN1 chromosome 11, ASM357369v1, whole genome shotgun sequence genomic window:
- the LOC113323425 gene encoding F-box protein At3g57590-like — protein MDYFKFLPLEIKLDIFTRVPAESVLDCKSVCSNWLGVVRHPLFSKMHIHRHLNRADDSGMLSFIAYSSDDEKFHYFECTENYDESTTPVKRIKMLNLTSPFKESCSLVGSSNGLICLEAESVCICNPITREYVMLPQLKKTKYSYVSVAGFGYVSSTREYKVVGIRHEFKTESAELYVYTLGSGKGWRKLTSQLSVLSDWDGAGIFADGALYRLDSELQFILTFDLAEEKFCEHLSLPPLPQDSDECDHGIGVLNGFLYFGVRDEMDGLYNVWLLKKKIDNHDMEGRDERQSLGWSKEFKVDGINLLAITKSKCVLNHASNRYLNIYDAETSTSKRLVKFKNGISEVYPHKNTLVSLKELGEEDTKTMESVGIEETRSSGSRRMRTYKLVSAVG, from the exons ATGGATTACTTCAAGTTTCTTCCACTGGAGATTAAACTAGACATATTTACTCGCGTACCAGCGGAATCTGTCCTCGACTGTAAATCAGTATGCTCAAATTGGTTAGGTGTTGTTCGTCATCCGTTGTTCTCGAAGATGCACATACATCGTCATCTTAATCGTGCTGATGATTCGGGTATGTTGAGTTTTATTGCTTATAGTTCTGATGATGAAAAATTTCACTATTTTGAATGTACTGAAAATTATGATGAATCAACAACACCCGTTAAGAGAATTAAAATGCTTAATTTAACATCTCCATTCAAGGAAAGTTGCTCTTTGGTAGGTTCTTCTAATGGGTTGATCTGTCTTGAAGCGGAATCTGTTTGTATTTGTAACCCTATTACCAGGGAATATGTTATGCTTCCACAACTTAAGAAAACGAAATATTCTTATGTGTCTGTGGCCGGATTTGGTTATGTTTCTTCAACTAGAGAGTACAAAGTTGTAGGAATACGTCATGAGTTCAAAACGGAGTCTGCAGAACTCTACGTTTACACTCTAGGCTCTGGAAAAGGATGGAGGAAACTTACTTCTCAATTATCCGTTCTCTCTGATTGGGATGGAGCAGGTATCTTTGCCGATGGAGCACTTTATCGGCTGGATTCTGAACTACAATTTATCCTTACCTTCGATTTGGCTGAAGAGAAGTTTTGTGAACATCTTTCATTACCTCCTTTACCACAAGACAGTGATGAGTGTGATCATGGAATTGGTGTTCTGAATGGGTTTTTGTATTTTGGTGTACGTGACGAAATGGACGGACTTTATAATGTATGGCTTTTAAAAAAGAAGATTGATAACCATGACATGGAAGGGCGAGATGAACGTCAGTCATTGGGTTGGAGTAAAGAGTTTAAGGTTGATGGAATCAATTTATTAGCCATTACGAAGAGTAAATGTGTTTTAAATCACGCCAGCAACCGCTATCTCAACATTTATGACGCAGAAACTTCTACCTCAAAAAGGCTTGTGAAGTTTAAGAATGGGATTTCTGAAGTATATCCTCACAAGAACACCTTAGTTTCATTGAAAGAACTAGGGGAAGAAGATACAAAAACAATGGAGTCAGTTGGAATTGAGGAAACAAGAAGTAGCGGCTCCAGGAGGATGCGGACCTATAAACTG GTGTCTGCCGTGGGTTAG
- the LOC113324977 gene encoding F-box protein At5g49610-like yields the protein MHFHRHLNHADDSGMLGFIAHTYPDERFHYFECNENHDALTSPFNKSTSFAGSSNGLICLEGLESDCCICICNPITREYVMLPKPKEKTYVAGFGYVSSTGEYKVLGLHHEFNKQGRDESEFAEVYVYTLGSGKGWRNLGNFISQLSFLHISDGPGIFANEALYWLDCELEYILTLDLAEEKFCDHLSLPSLPQDGDWCHYGMGFCILLVVYVSIVADFSVFGY from the coding sequence ATGCATTTCCATCGTCATCTCAATCATGCTGATGATTCCGGTATGTTGGGTTTCATTGCTCATACTTATCCTGATGAAAGATTTCACTATTTTGAATGCAATGAAAACCATGATGCGTTAACCTCCCCATTTAATAAGAGTACGAGCTTTGCAGGTTCTTCTAATGGGTTGATCTGTCTTGAAGGTCTTGAATCCGAttgttgtatttgtatttgtaacCCTATTACCAGGGAATATGTTATGCTTCCAAAACCCAAGGAAAAGACTTATGTGGCCGGATTTGGTTATGTTTCTTCAACTGGAGAGTACAAAGTGTTAGGACTACATCATGAGTTCAACAAACAAGGAAGAGATGAGTCAGAGTTTGCAGAAGTCTACGTTTACACTCTAGGATCTGGAAAAGGATGGAGAAACCTTGGAAATTTTATTTCTCAATTGTCCTTTCTCCATATTTCGGATGGACCTGGTATCTTTGCCAATGAAGCACTTTATTGGCTGGATTGTGAATTAGAATATATCCTTACCTTGGATTTGGCTGAGGAGAAGTTTTGTGATCATCTTTCACTACCTAGTTTACCACAAGACGGTGATTGGTGTCACTATGGAATGGGGTTTTGTATTTTGCTCGTGGTCTACGTATCAATCGTGGCAGACTTCAGCGTCTTTGGCTATTAA